The Streptomyces sp. P9-A4 genome contains a region encoding:
- the trhA gene encoding PAQR family membrane homeostasis protein TrhA, protein MTAATPEVTPPPVDETPSLPPKPRLRGWLHAGMFPAVVVAGLVLVALSDSPRARIACGIYVLTACLLFGISALYHRGDWGPRGEAVLRRLDHANIFLIIAGTYTPLTLLLLPDSTAKPLMWAVWAAATAGIAFRVFWVGAPRWLYTPCYIAMGWAAVFFLPDFMRTGGIAVLVLVVVGGLLYSAGGVIYGIKRPNPSPRWFGFHEVFHSLTLAAFIVHYVGISLVAYRHA, encoded by the coding sequence ATGACTGCAGCCACGCCGGAAGTGACCCCGCCCCCGGTCGATGAAACCCCGTCGCTCCCGCCGAAACCCCGGCTCAGAGGGTGGCTGCACGCGGGCATGTTCCCCGCCGTGGTCGTCGCGGGCCTCGTCCTCGTCGCCCTCTCCGACTCGCCCCGCGCCCGCATCGCCTGCGGGATCTACGTACTGACCGCCTGCCTGCTCTTCGGCATCAGCGCGCTCTACCACCGCGGCGACTGGGGCCCGCGCGGCGAGGCCGTGCTCCGGCGCCTCGACCACGCCAACATCTTCCTGATCATCGCGGGCACCTACACCCCGCTCACCCTGCTCCTGCTCCCCGACTCCACCGCGAAGCCGCTCATGTGGGCGGTCTGGGCGGCGGCCACCGCCGGCATCGCCTTCCGGGTGTTCTGGGTCGGCGCCCCTCGCTGGCTGTACACGCCCTGCTACATCGCGATGGGCTGGGCCGCCGTCTTCTTCCTGCCGGACTTCATGCGGACCGGCGGCATCGCCGTCCTGGTCCTCGTCGTCGTCGGCGGACTGCTCTACAGCGCGGGCGGCGTCATCTACGGCATCAAGCGCCCGAACCCCTCACCGCGCTGGTTCGGCTTCCACGAGGTCTTCCACTCGCTGACCCTGGCCGCGTTCATCGTCCATTACGTCGGCATCTCCCTGGTCGCCTACCGGCACGCCTGA